A single Parabacteroides timonensis DNA region contains:
- the queC gene encoding 7-cyano-7-deazaguanine synthase QueC: MKHQEAALVCFSGGQDSTTCLFWAKKHFTRVEAVCFTYGQKHSLEIDIARKIVADANVPFQLLDVSLISQLAPNSLTDTSITMDEDKPADSYPNTFVPGRNMVFLTFAAIMARSKGIFHLVTGVSEADFSGYPDCRDTFVRSLNVTLNLAMDEQFVIHTPLMDRDKSEVWQLSDELGVFDLVRTQTLTCYNGVPADGCGHCPACKLRKEGLEKYLKKKKK, translated from the coding sequence ATGAAACATCAAGAAGCCGCTTTGGTATGCTTCTCCGGTGGACAAGACTCCACGACCTGCCTTTTCTGGGCGAAGAAGCATTTTACACGTGTAGAAGCCGTATGTTTTACTTACGGTCAGAAACACTCTCTAGAAATTGATATTGCACGTAAGATTGTTGCAGACGCCAATGTCCCGTTCCAGTTACTAGACGTTTCCCTGATCAGCCAACTGGCTCCCAACTCGCTGACAGACACTTCTATCACGATGGATGAAGACAAACCCGCCGACAGTTATCCGAACACATTCGTCCCCGGCAGAAACATGGTATTCCTCACCTTCGCCGCCATTATGGCACGAAGCAAAGGTATCTTTCACCTCGTTACGGGTGTTTCGGAAGCTGACTTCAGTGGATACCCGGATTGCCGTGACACCTTTGTCCGATCGTTGAATGTGACGCTCAATCTTGCCATGGACGAACAGTTCGTGATCCACACACCGCTGATGGACCGCGATAAGAGCGAAGTATGGCAACTCTCCGACGAACTGGGGGTATTCGACCTGGTTCGCACACAGACACTGACCTGCTACAACGGAGTCCCTGCCGATGGTTGCGGCCATTGCCCCGCTTGCAAGTTGCGCAAAGAAGGACTGGAGAAATACCTTAAAAAGAAGAAGAAATAA
- a CDS encoding OmpP1/FadL family transporter, with protein sequence MKKVLLGAALMMMPLLSFAGGYLTNTNQHAAFLRSLSRGAAIDIDGALSNPAGLSFLPTDGFRVGVSIQSAFQTRDIDASFGTYNGFDPVNKVPTVSDVPYKKYYKGKAAAPVIPSVFAAYKKGDWTISGFFAITGGGGKASFNDGLPMFESAAMAGIFKESLTNYMKTGGKSPIVTPDMYTINSAMDGKQFIYSLQLGLGYKITDWLSAFAGGRMNYFSGNYDGYLNAKLKQNLGGDELMALALNCDQTGWGLTPVLGVDVKYGKFNFGAKYEFKTNLNIENDTKKLDYPESAEDLVGAYKHGVNTPNDIPSMLSVAASYQFLPMLKASVEYHFFDDKKAGMAGGKQKALERGTNEYLLGIEWDVIKRLTISGGAQITDYGLADEFQSDTSFSCDSYSLGFGAKVMLSEKMALNVGYMWTTYHDYTKKSNDYSGTGLPGTNVYSRTNKVFGLSLDYAF encoded by the coding sequence ATGAAAAAAGTATTATTAGGTGCGGCATTGATGATGATGCCTCTGCTTTCTTTCGCTGGTGGATATTTGACAAATACTAATCAGCATGCAGCCTTTTTAAGATCACTTTCGCGAGGTGCTGCAATTGATATAGATGGTGCTTTGTCTAACCCGGCGGGCCTTTCTTTCTTGCCGACAGATGGTTTTCGTGTAGGCGTGAGTATACAGAGTGCTTTCCAGACTAGAGATATCGATGCCTCTTTTGGCACATATAATGGCTTTGATCCGGTAAATAAGGTTCCGACAGTAAGTGATGTTCCCTATAAAAAGTATTACAAAGGAAAGGCTGCTGCTCCCGTCATTCCGAGTGTTTTTGCGGCTTATAAAAAAGGTGACTGGACTATTTCCGGATTCTTCGCCATCACGGGAGGAGGAGGTAAGGCCTCGTTTAACGATGGTTTGCCCATGTTCGAATCGGCTGCTATGGCTGGTATATTCAAGGAAAGTTTGACGAACTATATGAAGACAGGCGGTAAAAGTCCTATCGTCACTCCGGACATGTATACTATTAATAGTGCAATGGACGGTAAACAATTTATTTATTCTCTACAACTTGGTTTGGGATACAAAATCACGGATTGGCTTTCTGCCTTTGCCGGTGGACGAATGAATTATTTTTCAGGAAATTATGACGGTTATCTGAATGCAAAACTGAAGCAGAATTTGGGTGGTGACGAATTGATGGCACTGGCCTTGAATTGCGATCAGACTGGTTGGGGATTGACGCCGGTTTTGGGTGTTGATGTGAAATACGGCAAGTTTAATTTCGGTGCCAAGTATGAGTTCAAAACCAACTTGAACATTGAAAACGATACAAAGAAGTTGGATTATCCCGAAAGTGCGGAAGATTTGGTTGGTGCTTACAAGCATGGTGTAAATACGCCGAATGATATTCCTTCCATGCTTTCTGTGGCTGCCTCTTATCAGTTTTTACCCATGTTGAAAGCCTCTGTTGAGTATCACTTCTTCGACGACAAGAAAGCCGGAATGGCTGGCGGAAAGCAGAAAGCGCTGGAGCGGGGCACGAACGAATACCTGCTGGGTATCGAATGGGATGTGATCAAGCGATTGACTATTAGTGGTGGCGCTCAGATTACAGATTACGGTTTGGCTGACGAATTTCAGAGCGATACCAGCTTCTCTTGCGACTCTTACTCATTGGGCTTCGGAGCCAAAGTGATGTTGAGCGAGAAGATGGCTTTGAACGTGGGTTATATGTGGACAACCTACCATGATTATACAAAAAAATCGAACGATTACAGTGGCACGGGTCTTCCCGGAACTAACGTATATAGCCGTACCAATAAAGTATTCGGTTTAAGTCTGGATTACGCTTTTTAA
- a CDS encoding DUF4492 domain-containing protein produces the protein MKKEPILIRIYHFYLEGFRSMKLGKTLWLIILVKLFIMFFILKLFFFPNYLGKFDSDSEKEEHVSGELIQRAITP, from the coding sequence ATGAAAAAGGAACCAATACTCATTCGAATTTACCATTTTTACCTGGAAGGATTTCGATCAATGAAACTGGGTAAGACACTATGGCTGATTATTTTGGTCAAACTATTCATCATGTTTTTTATATTAAAACTGTTTTTCTTTCCTAATTACCTCGGAAAATTTGACAGCGATTCCGAGAAAGAGGAACACGTATCAGGTGAATTGATCCAACGGGCAATAACTCCTTAA
- a CDS encoding cytochrome ubiquinol oxidase subunit I: MIASIDTSLIDWSRAQFALTAMYHWLFVPLTLGLGVIQAILETIYYKTGDEFWKKTAQFWMKLFGINFAIGVATGLILEFEFGTNWSNYSWFVGDIFGAPLAIEGILAFFMEATFIAVMFFGWDKVSKRFHLASTWLTIIGATLSALWILIANAWMQHPVGMEFNPDTVRNEMFDFWAVALSPVAINKFFHTVLSGWIVGALFVIGISSWYLLKKRETRFALESIKIGAIFGLVASLLILWTGDGSAYQVAQKQPMKLAAMEGLYEGGNGVGLVGIGMLNPEKNSYNDNVEPFIFNIQIPKMLSLLAERKMDGYVPGITNLIDGGYPTADGTPALSAAEKIAKGQLAIQSLANYRKAIKEKDEVAAKQYRATLDENFPYFGYGYIKDPGELVPHVGMTFYSFRIMVILGGYFILLFIVALIWSKKDKFKDTRWLQWVCLWSIPLGYIAGQAGWVVAEVGRQPWAIQDILPTSASISKLATSSVQTTFFLFLILFTILLIAEVGIMVKAIKKGPAVSTNNDN; this comes from the coding sequence ATGATCGCAAGCATTGACACTTCTTTGATTGACTGGTCGAGGGCTCAGTTTGCTCTCACGGCCATGTATCACTGGCTTTTTGTACCCCTTACTTTAGGGCTTGGCGTAATCCAGGCAATACTGGAAACCATTTATTACAAAACAGGTGACGAATTCTGGAAAAAAACAGCTCAGTTCTGGATGAAGCTGTTCGGTATTAACTTCGCGATCGGTGTTGCCACCGGTCTTATCCTTGAATTTGAGTTTGGGACAAACTGGTCGAATTACAGCTGGTTTGTCGGTGATATTTTCGGAGCGCCACTGGCTATCGAAGGTATCCTTGCTTTCTTTATGGAAGCTACGTTTATCGCAGTCATGTTCTTCGGCTGGGATAAAGTGAGCAAACGCTTCCACCTCGCTTCCACCTGGCTGACCATTATCGGCGCCACTTTGTCTGCCCTCTGGATCCTGATTGCCAATGCATGGATGCAACATCCGGTAGGCATGGAGTTCAACCCCGACACGGTTCGTAACGAGATGTTCGACTTTTGGGCGGTTGCCTTATCGCCGGTTGCCATCAATAAATTCTTCCACACGGTTTTATCCGGCTGGATCGTAGGCGCTTTGTTTGTGATAGGAATCAGCAGCTGGTATCTGTTGAAAAAGCGGGAAACCCGTTTCGCATTGGAAAGTATCAAAATCGGAGCTATATTCGGTCTGGTCGCTTCCTTATTGATCCTCTGGACCGGTGACGGTTCGGCTTACCAGGTAGCTCAGAAGCAGCCGATGAAGCTTGCCGCCATGGAAGGCCTTTATGAAGGAGGAAACGGCGTCGGCTTGGTCGGTATCGGGATGTTGAACCCGGAAAAGAACAGCTATAATGATAATGTAGAACCATTCATCTTCAATATACAGATCCCGAAGATGCTGTCGTTGCTGGCAGAACGCAAAATGGACGGCTACGTACCGGGCATCACCAACCTGATCGACGGAGGTTATCCTACTGCCGACGGCACTCCGGCTCTTTCAGCAGCCGAGAAGATTGCCAAAGGCCAACTGGCTATCCAGTCACTGGCCAATTACCGTAAAGCGATCAAAGAGAAAGACGAGGTTGCCGCCAAACAATACCGCGCAACGCTCGATGAAAACTTCCCCTATTTCGGTTACGGATATATCAAAGATCCGGGCGAACTGGTCCCTCATGTAGGAATGACCTTCTACTCGTTCCGTATCATGGTTATTCTGGGCGGATACTTTATCCTTCTCTTTATCGTCGCCCTTATCTGGAGCAAAAAAGATAAGTTCAAAGACACCCGCTGGCTTCAATGGGTTTGCCTCTGGTCGATACCACTCGGATATATAGCCGGACAAGCCGGATGGGTGGTTGCCGAAGTGGGACGCCAACCCTGGGCGATACAGGACATATTGCCGACCAGCGCCTCTATCTCGAAACTGGCTACCTCGTCGGTTCAGACAACATTCTTCCTCTTCCTGATCCTCTTTACGATCTTACTGATCGCAGAAGTCGGGATCATGGTGAAAGCGATCAAGAAAGGCCCTGCCGTATCTACTAACAATGATAACTAA
- a CDS encoding cytochrome d ubiquinol oxidase subunit II, with product MDSTYILLQHYWWFLVSLLGALLVFLLFVQGGQSLLFSIGKTELEQKMLLNSTGRKWEFTFTTLVTFGGAFFASFPLFYSTSFGGAYWVWMLILLCFVIQAVSYEYQAKKGNLLGKKTYQIFLIINGVVGPILLGTAVGTFFNGAEFSVNKGQMTDIAMPVISTWNNSLHGLEAAFVFWNVCLGLAVFFLARVQALLYFINNIDNKDIVTRCRKRLIPETALFLVFFLIFLVRLLLADGFAVDPQTQEVFMQPYKYFINLVQMPAVLVVLLAGVVLVLFGIIKTILSTTWRKGIWFAGTGTVLTVLALLLCAGWNNTAYYPSITDLQSSLTIQNSSSSPFTLKVMSYVSILVPFVLAYIFYAWRSLDLHKIDAQEMEDKDAHTY from the coding sequence ATGGATAGTACATATATATTATTACAGCATTACTGGTGGTTCCTCGTTTCCCTGCTGGGAGCACTGTTAGTATTCCTGCTTTTCGTTCAGGGAGGACAGTCGTTGCTTTTCTCGATTGGAAAAACGGAACTGGAACAAAAGATGTTACTTAACTCGACCGGACGTAAATGGGAGTTCACCTTTACGACACTGGTTACTTTCGGTGGTGCGTTTTTTGCCTCTTTCCCCTTGTTTTATTCTACCAGTTTCGGCGGTGCCTATTGGGTATGGATGCTGATCCTGCTTTGTTTCGTTATTCAGGCCGTATCGTATGAATACCAAGCAAAGAAAGGGAATTTACTGGGAAAGAAAACATATCAGATATTCCTGATCATCAATGGTGTAGTCGGGCCCATCCTGCTGGGTACTGCTGTCGGGACTTTCTTCAACGGAGCAGAATTTTCCGTTAATAAAGGACAGATGACCGATATCGCCATGCCGGTTATTTCCACTTGGAACAACTCACTGCATGGATTGGAAGCAGCCTTTGTATTCTGGAATGTTTGCCTCGGACTGGCTGTATTCTTCCTGGCACGCGTACAGGCTTTACTTTATTTCATCAACAATATTGATAATAAAGATATAGTGACTCGTTGCCGGAAACGCCTGATCCCGGAAACTGCTTTATTCCTTGTATTCTTCCTGATATTCCTTGTACGTTTATTGCTGGCAGATGGCTTCGCGGTAGATCCTCAAACACAGGAAGTTTTTATGCAGCCTTATAAATATTTCATTAACCTGGTTCAGATGCCGGCTGTACTGGTGGTTCTGCTGGCAGGTGTTGTACTTGTTTTGTTCGGTATTATCAAAACAATTCTGTCGACAACCTGGCGGAAAGGGATCTGGTTTGCGGGAACAGGAACAGTCCTTACCGTATTGGCGTTGCTACTTTGTGCCGGATGGAACAACACGGCTTATTATCCGTCCATCACCGACCTGCAAAGTTCGCTGACAATCCAGAACAGTTCGTCAAGCCCGTTCACGCTGAAAGTGATGAGTTATGTATCAATCCTGGTACCTTTCGTTCTGGCTTACATCTTCTATGCATGGCGTTCGCTCGACCTTCACAAGATCGACGCACAAGAAATGGAAGACAAAGATGCACATACTTATTAA
- a CDS encoding 3-keto-disaccharide hydrolase gives MKKSVLFASAALMMCYFTSCGGGKKTEDAAADATAETKTEAAVPEYTLLDLPTVDLSTFPKDADGWITMFDGKTLNGWRGYDREDVPNAWEVNDGAIHIKGSGAGEAGAKDGGDLVFAHKFKNFELEWEWKVAKGANSGVFILIQEVEGQPSYISSPEYQILDNANHPDAKLGKDGNRMSASLYDMIPAKPQNSKPFGEWNKSKIMCYKGTVVHYQNDEPVVEYHLWTQQWKEMLDASKFSKDKWPLAYELLLNCGGPNKEGFIGLQDHGDDVWYRNIKIKVLD, from the coding sequence ATGAAGAAGTCAGTATTATTTGCAAGTGCCGCGCTGATGATGTGTTATTTCACATCTTGTGGCGGTGGAAAGAAAACAGAAGACGCTGCTGCCGATGCAACAGCCGAAACAAAAACAGAAGCAGCCGTGCCTGAATACACATTATTAGATTTACCGACTGTAGATTTATCTACATTCCCGAAAGATGCCGACGGTTGGATTACTATGTTTGATGGTAAGACATTGAATGGCTGGAGAGGATATGATCGCGAAGATGTTCCTAATGCCTGGGAAGTAAACGACGGCGCAATCCATATTAAAGGTTCCGGTGCCGGTGAAGCCGGTGCAAAAGACGGTGGTGACTTGGTTTTTGCTCATAAGTTCAAAAACTTCGAATTGGAATGGGAATGGAAAGTGGCTAAAGGCGCCAACTCAGGTGTATTTATCCTGATCCAGGAAGTAGAAGGCCAGCCTTCTTATATCTCTTCTCCTGAATATCAGATCCTGGACAATGCAAACCATCCGGATGCTAAGTTAGGAAAAGATGGTAACCGTATGTCTGCTTCCCTGTATGATATGATTCCTGCTAAACCGCAGAACTCTAAACCGTTCGGCGAATGGAACAAATCAAAGATCATGTGTTACAAAGGTACAGTTGTTCATTATCAGAACGACGAACCGGTTGTTGAATATCACTTGTGGACTCAGCAGTGGAAAGAAATGCTGGATGCAAGTAAGTTCAGCAAAGACAAATGGCCGTTGGCTTACGAACTGCTGTTGAACTGTGGTGGACCTAACAAAGAAGGTTTCATCGGTTTGCAGGATCATGGCGACGACGTTTGGTATCGTAACATCAAGATCAAAGTATTAGACTAA
- the queF gene encoding preQ(1) synthase translates to MDTRKEENELHLLGGSTEYKQDYAPEVLEAFTNKHPGNDYWVRFNCPEFTSLCPITGQPDFATIHIDYIPDVKMVESKSLKLYLFSFRSHGAFHEDCVNIIMKDLIQLMDPKYIEVTGIFTPRGGISIYPYCNYGRPGTKYEALAEKRLFCHNQ, encoded by the coding sequence ATGGATACAAGAAAAGAAGAAAACGAACTGCACCTGCTGGGCGGTTCTACCGAATATAAACAGGATTATGCCCCTGAAGTGCTCGAAGCATTCACCAACAAACATCCCGGCAACGATTACTGGGTACGTTTCAACTGCCCTGAATTTACGAGCCTTTGCCCGATCACTGGACAGCCGGACTTTGCCACGATACACATCGACTATATCCCCGATGTAAAGATGGTTGAAAGCAAAAGTTTGAAATTATACCTGTTCAGCTTCCGCAGCCACGGCGCTTTCCATGAAGACTGTGTAAACATTATCATGAAAGACCTGATCCAATTAATGGACCCGAAGTATATCGAAGTGACAGGAATCTTCACCCCGCGGGGCGGCATCAGCATTTATCCGTACTGCAACTACGGACGACCGGGAACAAAATACGAAGCTTTGGCCGAAAAACGCCTTTTCTGTCATAATCAATAA
- a CDS encoding ribonuclease Z — MADFNLNILGCGSALPTTRHLATSQVVDLRDKLYMIDCGEGTQVQMRNMRIKFSRLNHIFISHLHGDHCFGLPGLLSTLGMLGRTGDLVIHAPKEIENYMRPVLDTFCKGMPYEVRFNHIDTYSHSLIMEDRSLSVYSIPLKHRIPTCGFLFAEKPKEAHIIREMIDFYQVPVKWMKDIKQGKDYITPEGEIIPNSRLTRPSVAPKRYAYCSDTAYSPSIIPIIEGVDLLYHEATFMESDKARAKETFHSTARQAAKIALKAGVKRLVIGHYSARYEDLAALHKEAREIYPDTILGNEGMVLSI; from the coding sequence ATGGCTGATTTTAACTTAAACATTTTAGGATGCGGTTCAGCGTTACCGACCACGCGGCATCTGGCAACTTCACAGGTGGTAGATCTAAGGGATAAATTATATATGATAGACTGTGGCGAAGGCACTCAGGTGCAGATGCGTAATATGCGTATCAAATTCAGCCGCCTGAACCATATATTTATCTCCCATCTGCATGGCGACCACTGTTTCGGTCTGCCCGGCCTGCTCTCTACGCTCGGTATGCTGGGACGTACCGGCGACCTGGTTATCCATGCCCCGAAGGAGATCGAAAACTATATGCGTCCTGTGCTCGATACCTTTTGCAAAGGAATGCCTTATGAAGTCCGCTTCAATCATATAGACACTTACAGCCATTCGCTGATCATGGAAGACCGTTCCCTCTCGGTCTACTCCATTCCGCTGAAACACCGGATACCGACTTGTGGATTTCTGTTTGCCGAAAAACCGAAAGAAGCACATATCATCCGCGAGATGATTGACTTTTACCAAGTGCCCGTCAAATGGATGAAAGACATCAAGCAAGGGAAAGATTATATCACTCCGGAAGGCGAAATCATTCCCAACTCACGGTTGACACGTCCTTCGGTAGCTCCTAAACGATATGCCTATTGCTCAGATACAGCCTATTCACCTTCCATTATCCCGATTATCGAAGGAGTAGACCTTCTTTACCACGAAGCGACATTCATGGAAAGCGACAAGGCCCGTGCCAAAGAAACATTCCATTCCACCGCCCGCCAGGCAGCGAAGATTGCTCTCAAGGCCGGTGTTAAGCGGTTAGTTATCGGACATTATTCCGCGCGTTACGAAGATCTTGCCGCACTTCATAAGGAAGCCCGGGAGATATATCCCGACACTATTCTGGGAAACGAAGGTATGGTCCTTTCCATCTAA
- a CDS encoding Gfo/Idh/MocA family protein — protein MSNITRRSFLQRGAAAAAALTIVPGSVLGKSHGHIAPTDKLNIAGVGIGGMGNANLKNVEKTENIVALCDVDWKYAKPVFDRHPNAKKYWDFRKMYDEMGKSIDAVICATADHTHAIVTADAITLGKHVYCQKPLTHSVYESRLLTNLAKEYNVATQMGNQGSSDEGTDLVCEWIWNGEIGEVTKVECATDRPIWPQGLNAPEKVDKIPSTLNWDLFSGPAQVRAYNKIYHPWNWRGWWAYGTGALGDMACHIMHQPFKALKLGYPTKVQGSSTLLLQDCAPNAQHVKLTFPARDNMPKLALPEVEIHWYDGGMMPDRPAGFPEGKQLMGPGGGLCIFHGTKDTLICGCYGQQPWLLSGRVPAAPKVCRRVPNAMSGGHEMDWVRACKESASSRVKTKSDFSEAGPFNEMVVMGVLAVRLQNLNKELLWDGPNMQFTNIKDDEMIKILIKDDFKIVDGDPKFNKIWTDPINAKQFANELIKHNYRNGWKLPDMPR, from the coding sequence ATGTCAAACATCACTAGAAGATCATTTCTTCAAAGAGGCGCAGCAGCAGCTGCTGCTTTGACCATTGTCCCCGGTTCCGTTCTTGGAAAAAGTCATGGACATATCGCTCCAACAGATAAATTGAATATTGCTGGCGTTGGTATCGGCGGTATGGGTAATGCTAATTTGAAGAATGTTGAAAAAACAGAGAATATCGTAGCTCTGTGTGACGTGGATTGGAAGTATGCTAAACCGGTTTTCGATCGTCATCCGAATGCCAAGAAATATTGGGATTTCCGTAAGATGTATGATGAAATGGGTAAGTCGATCGATGCTGTTATCTGTGCAACAGCCGACCATACGCATGCTATCGTTACTGCCGATGCAATTACGTTGGGTAAACACGTATATTGCCAGAAACCGTTGACTCACTCTGTTTATGAATCTCGTCTGCTTACTAATCTGGCTAAAGAATATAATGTAGCAACACAGATGGGTAACCAGGGTTCTTCAGATGAAGGTACCGATTTGGTTTGCGAATGGATCTGGAATGGTGAGATCGGCGAAGTGACAAAGGTGGAATGTGCTACCGACCGTCCTATCTGGCCACAGGGACTGAATGCTCCTGAAAAAGTGGATAAAATTCCTTCTACATTGAATTGGGATTTGTTCTCTGGCCCAGCACAGGTTCGTGCTTACAATAAAATCTATCACCCATGGAACTGGCGCGGATGGTGGGCTTATGGTACAGGAGCATTAGGTGATATGGCTTGCCATATTATGCATCAGCCGTTTAAAGCCTTGAAACTGGGTTATCCTACAAAGGTTCAGGGATCTTCCACGCTGTTATTGCAGGATTGTGCTCCTAATGCGCAGCATGTTAAGTTGACATTCCCGGCTCGCGATAATATGCCTAAACTGGCTTTACCGGAAGTTGAAATTCACTGGTATGATGGTGGTATGATGCCGGATCGTCCTGCTGGCTTCCCTGAAGGAAAACAATTGATGGGCCCTGGTGGAGGTCTGTGTATTTTCCACGGTACAAAAGATACGTTGATTTGCGGTTGCTACGGTCAGCAACCTTGGTTGTTGTCAGGACGTGTTCCTGCTGCTCCTAAAGTTTGCCGTCGTGTTCCGAATGCAATGAGCGGTGGTCATGAAATGGATTGGGTTCGTGCTTGTAAAGAAAGTGCTTCCAGCCGTGTGAAGACTAAATCTGATTTCTCAGAAGCAGGTCCGTTCAACGAAATGGTTGTGATGGGTGTATTGGCTGTTCGTTTGCAGAACTTGAACAAAGAGTTGCTGTGGGATGGTCCTAATATGCAGTTCACAAACATCAAAGATGATGAAATGATCAAGATTTTGATTAAGGACGACTTTAAGATTGTTGATGGTGACCCGAAATTCAACAAGATCTGGACTGATCCTATCAATGCTAAACAGTTTGCAAACGAACTGATCAAGCACAATTATCGTAATGGTTGGAAATTGCCTGATATGCCTAGATAA